Proteins encoded together in one Macadamia integrifolia cultivar HAES 741 chromosome 8, SCU_Mint_v3, whole genome shotgun sequence window:
- the LOC122086622 gene encoding receptor-like protein kinase FERONIA — MEKTSKSPPVSIVISLFFFSFLFRVGFADNSSYVPADKILLSCGASSDSVDTDGLRWTSDIGSKFVAAGGNPLASPASNQDPSVPEVPYMTASIFHSEFTYSFPVASGRKFVRLYFYPDSYSGLNASNALFTVTCGQYTLLKNFSASQTTQALNYAFIVKEFSVNEDGERLNLTFTPSKASNAYAFVNGIEIVSMPDIYSTANEDLFIVGEGAAFPIDNSTALENVFRLNVGGNDISPSGDTGMLRSWSDDSPYIFGASIGVTDSANSTSEIQYQEGMPSYVAPVDVYATARSMGPVPSVNLNYNLTWILPVDSGFFYLVRLHFCEFEHTKINQRVFDIFLNNQTAQGAADVIAWTQVSDVPVYKDYVVVVPKGEGQQDMWLALHPNTASQPNFYDALLNGLEVFKVNDSTGNLAGPNPIPPPVQKVINPGLATSSSSGGSKNQAAVIAGSVIGGIAVVCLLCFVVFAVSRRKRQRKESSSSDGPSGWLPLSLYGNSHSAGSAKTNTTGSYASSLPSNLCRHFSFAEINAATKNFDEVLLLGVGGFGKVYKGEIDGGTTKVAIKRGNPLSEQGVHEFQTEIEMLSKLRHRHLVSLIGYCEENCEMILVYDYMAHGTLREHLYKTQKPPLPWKQRLEICIGAARGLHYLHTGAKHTIIHRDVKTTNILLDEKWVAKVSDFGLSKTGPTLDHTHVSTVVKGSFGYLDPEYFRRQQLTEKSDVYSFGVVLFEILCARPALNPTLPKEQVSLAEWALHCQKKGILDQILDPYLKGKIAPECFRKFAETAEKCVADQGIDRPSMGDVLWNLEFALQLQESAEESGVLQSDIDTEETPFKKSSGGKDPDGYERNITDSSSSGMTMSIGGRSLGSEDSDGLTPSAVFSQIMNPKGR, encoded by the coding sequence ATGGAGAAGACCAGTAAGAGTCCTCCTGTGTCCATTGTCATCTcgttgttcttcttctctttcttatttcgtGTGGGTTTTGCCGACAATTCATCGTATGTTCCCGCTGACAAAATCCTCTTGAGCTGTGGTGCATCCTCTGATAGTGTGGATACGGATGGTCTGAGATGGACCTCTGACATCGGTTCCAAGTTTGTGGCCGCTGGTGGTAACCCATTAGCATCCCCAGCTTCCAATCAAGATCCCTCTGTTCCTGAAGTCCCTTACATGACTGCAAGTATCTTTCACTCTGAATTCACTTACAGCTTCCCTGTTGCCTCCGGCCGGAAATTTGTCCGGCTCTATTTTTACCCAGATTCTTATTCTGGCCTCAATGCCTCCAATGCTCTCTTTACTGTCACATGTGGGCAATATACTCTACTCAAAAACTTCAGTGCTTCCCAGACCACTCAGGCTCTGAACTACGCCTTCATCGTTAAAGAATTCTCTGTTAATGAAGATGGTGAAAGATTGAACCTTACCTTCACGCCATCAAAGGCTTCCAATGCATATGCCTTCGTGAATGGGATTGAGATTGTGTCAATGCCTGACATATATAGTACTGCGAATGAAGATTTGTTTATCGTTGGTGAAGGTGCTGCATTCCCCATTGATAACAGTACTGCACTTGAGAATGTTTTTCGGCTAAATGTTGGTGGAAATGATATTTCACCGTCAGGCGATACTGGCATGTTGAGGTCTTGGTCCGATGATTCGCCATATATCTTTGGTGCATCGATTGGTGTGACTGATTCTGCAAACTCCACATCCGAAATTCAATACCAGGAAGGCATGCCTAGTTATGTTGCACCTGTGGATGTGTATGCGACTGCTAGGTCAATGGGTCCAGTTCCAAGCGTCAATTTGAATTACAATCTGACATGGATTCTCCCAGTTGACTCGGGGTTTTTCTATCTTGTGAGGCTTCATTTCTGTGAGTTCGAGCACACCAAGATTAATCAGAGGGTGTTTGACATCTTCCTCAATAATCAGACTGCACAGGGAGCGGCAGACGTGATTGCTTGGACTCAAGTGAGCGATGTTCCTGTGTATAAGGATTATGTGGTGGTCGTTCCAAAGGGGGAAGGCCAGCAGGATATGTGGCTTGCACTGCATCCTAATACAGCATCACAGCCCAATTTTTATGATGCACTCTTAAATGGGTTGGAGGTTTTTAAGGTGAATGATTCCACTGGAAACCTTGCTGGGCCTAATCCAATTCCCCCACCGGTGCAGAAAGTGATAAATCCAGGTTTGGCTACATCTTCTAGTTCAGGTGGGTCAAAGAATCAAGCTGCAGTCATTGCTGGAAGTGTTATAGGTGGTATCGCTGTTGTCTGTCTCCTTTGTTTTGTTGTGTTTGCTGTATCCCGACGCAAGAGGCAAAGGAAGGAGTCCAGTTCCAGTGATGGACCATCTGGCTGGCTTCCTCTTTCGCTCTACGGAAATTCACACTCTGCAGGATCTGCCAAGACAAACACTACAGGAAGCTATGCTTCTTCCCTTCCTTCAAACCTTTGTCGCCACTTCTCATTTGCTGAAATCAATGCTGCTACCAAAAATTTTGATGAGGTACTACTCCTCGGCGTAGGTGGTTTCGGCAAGGTCTACAAGGGTGAAATTGATGGTGGAACAACTAAGGTTGCAATCAAGCGTGGGAACCCGCTCTCCGAGCAGGGTGTACATGAATTCCAGACAGAAATTGAGATGCTTTCAAAGCTACGACACCGCCACCTGGTCTCATTGATTGGTTACTGTGAAGAGAATTGTGAAATGATCCTTGTTTATGATTACATGGCCCATGGGACACTCCGGGAGCACCTCTACAAGACCCAAAAGCCACCACTTCCATGGAAGCAAAGGCTTGAAATCTGCATTGGAGCTGCAAGGGGATTGCACTACCTCCACACCGGTGCCAAACACACTATCATCCACCGAGATGTCAAGACAACGAATATCCTCTTGGATGAGAAGTGGGTAGCAAAGGTTTCAGATTTTGGGTTGTCAAAGACAGGCCCAACATTGGATCACACGCATGTTAGCACTGTTGTAAAGGGTAGCTTTGGATATTTGGATCCGGAGTATTTCCGGCGGCAGCAGCTCACAGAGAAATCGGATGTATACTCATTCGGGGTGGTACTATTTGAGATCCTGTGTGCACGGCCGGCATTGAATCCAACACTGCCAAAGGAGCAAGTAAGCTTGGCTGAATGGGCCTTGCATTGCCAGAAGAAAGGGATCCTTGACCAGATCCTCGATCCATATCTGAAGGGAAAGATTGCGCCAGAGTGCTTCAGGAAGTTTGCGGAGACAGCAGAGAAGTGTGTGGCAGATCAGGGGATCGACCGGCCATCAATGGGTGATGTGCTGTGGAACCTTGAATTTGCATTACAGCTGCAGGAGAGCGCAGAGGAGAGTGGCGTGCTTCAGAGTGATATCGACACAGAAGAGACACCATTCAAGAAAAGCAGTGGGGGAAAGGACCCAGATGGGTATGAGAGGAACATAACGGATTCAAGTAGCAGTGGGATGACAATGAGCATTGGAGGCCGAAGCCTTGGGAGTGAAGACTCGGATGGTTTGACACCCAGTGCAGTGTTCTCACAAATAATGAACCCTAAAGGACGTTGA